In a single window of the Lineus longissimus chromosome 4, tnLinLong1.2, whole genome shotgun sequence genome:
- the LOC135486885 gene encoding dynein axonemal intermediate chain 4-like isoform X5, translated as MSSTHGNKKFGASRHGQGSNVNQSRHGGRNVAHSVVSQSRMGGKSVGYMSSRSGIMSSASKKNLPSTGTGDKPSGKAPVQVLDEAGQDVTPQALIQIDPNAVRKGQSNILADSSGGTPTDLMSSASIYQTGTVSTYGGGPFTRSVFSTSQSERSSDSIGDDMGEGGADLTADWAEIRHRREEVKEVLTDSDLEKTISIDLTETEMIWLLDMPGICVSLESDEATAIKEKNEKYKALVKSRIGNDLYAERGMNTFNDAPKVKHVQTTKINYNDVGSTATLWDMFDTYEAIREAERKAKEALEEAEEAAALDAEKTDEAKADGDAEKTDAAKPNARGLESRGTMMSDTDSVFASKESGVASVPDAQTRNDDLILKSDALLRDLFIMERVVNLNTYQPKQASYRGFEIIEDIDKVKDEETKPGQIVVTDMGPNLDRLWSYQCPLTKGRNISCMSWNKVNPDLIAVGYGQFEFTGQKSGIVCCWSLKNPEFPERIYNTTAGITSMDFSATNPNLLAVGLYDGTVAIYSVRSTKDEAVLDSFESQGKHTGPVWQLKWIEKERGSGEERAEVLVSVSTDGRVTQWSIRKGFECNDLMRLKRTAAKQNPRGKEKKSDALISRYAGGFCFDFNAKDNNIYLAGTEEGHIHKCSCSYNEQFLDSYFGHTGPVYKIQWSPFVPDIFLSCSADWSIKLWRQDRNKPIISFHSSTKSVNDICWSPKSSTVFACVNEGSVEVWDLFQNTLDPIIILAPLTPNEKLSTVTFAKNSDCILVGTSEGYVQVLELRCMPPPPENQVESLMNVIKSSLASQLQSNKSV; from the exons ATGTCAAGTACACATGGTAACAAAAAATTTGG TGCTTCAAGACATGGCCAAGGTTCCAATGTTAATCAAAGCCGACATGGAGGCCGAAATGTGGCCCATTCAGTGGTCAGCCAGAGTCGCATGGGAGGAAAAAGTGTAGGGTACATGAGTTCAAGGAGTGGCATCATGTCCTCAGCGAGTAAGAAGAACCTTCCATCTACAGGGACTGGTGACAAACCAAGTGGAAAAGCCCCAGTTCAG GTTTTGGATGAAGCAGGACAGGATGTTACACCTCAGGCTCTCATACAGATTGATCCAAACGCTGTCAGAAAGGGACAGAGTAACATTCTCGCTGACAGCTCTGGTGGAACG CCGACCGATTTGATGTCGTCAGCATCTATCTACCAGACGGGAACAGTCAGCACCTATGGAGGAGGGCCTTTCACGAG gTCCGTGTTTAGCACATCTCAGTCTGAGAGGTCAAGTGACTCCATCGGGGATGATATGGGAGAAGGAGGGGCTGACCTCACTGCTGACTGGGCCG AAATCCGCCATCGCCGTGAAGAAGTGAAGGAAGTTTTGACAGACTCTGACCTTGAGAAGACGATCAGCATAGATCTCACGGAGACAGAGATGATTTGGTTACTCGACATGCCTGGAATTTGTGTATCACTTGAAAGTGATGAAGCGACTGCCATAAAGGAAAAGAATGAGAAGTATAAGGCT CTGGTGAAGAGCCGTATTGGGAATGACCTGTATGCAGAGAGAGGGATGAACACATTCAATGATGCGCCCAAAGTCAAACATGTGCAAACAACAAAGATCAATTACAAT GATGTAGGTTCGACGGCGACACTGTGGGATATGTTTGATACTTATGAGGCCATCAGGGAAGCAGAGAGAAAAG CCAAAGAAGCCCTTGAGGAAGCAGAAGAAGCGGCAGCACTTGATGCAGAGAAGACTGATGAGGCCAAGGCAGATGGTGATGCTGAAAAGACAGATGCTGCCAAGCCGAATGCCAGAGGTTTAG AGAGTCGAGGTACCATGATGTCGGACACAGACAGCGTTTTTGCGAGTAAGGAATCGGGAGTAGCGTCAGTTCCTGACGCACAGACCAGGAACGACGACCTGATACTAAAGTCAGACGCCCTACTTCGGGATCTCTTCATAATGGAGAGGGTCGTCAATCTCAACACGTACCAACCTAAACAGGCATCGTACAGGGGATTTGAAATCATTGAAG ATATTGACAAGGTGAAAGATGAAGAAACGAAACCCGGACAGATTGTTGTGACAGATATGGGACCCAACTTGGATCGTCTCTGGTCCTATCAATGCCCTCTTACCAAAGGCAGAAATATCAGCTGTATGTCGTGGAACAAAGTCAACCCG GACCTCATTGCTGTTGGATATGGACAGTTCGAATTCACAGGACAAAAATCTGGCATTGTATGTTGTTGGTCTCTCAAAAATCCTGAG TTTCCTGAACGCATATACAACACTACTGCTGGTATTACTTCGATGGACTTCTCAGCCACGAATCCAAATCTACTTGCA GTTGGCCTATATGATGGGACAGTGGCTATCTACAGCGTGAGGAGTACCAAAGATGAAGCAGTGCTTGACAGCTT TGAGTCACAAGGCAAACACACCGGCCCAGTCTGGCAGCTAAAGTGGATAGAAAAAGAGCGAGGGTCAGGTGAAGAAAGGGCTGAAGTATTAGTGTCTGTATCAACAGATGGAAGGGTGACACAGTGGAGTATTAGGAAGGGATTCGAATGCAatg ATTTAATGCGACTGAAGAGAACTGCCGCCAAGCAGAATCCCCGAGGGAAGGAGAAGAAAAGCGATGCTCTCATCTCACGATATGCTGGCGGATTCTGTTTCGATTTCAACGCAAAGGATAACAACAT ATACTTGGCTGGCACAGAAGAAGGACATATTCACAAGTGTTCATGCTCCTACAATGAACAGTTCTTAGACAGTTACTTCGGACACACG GGCCCAGTTTACAAGATCCAGTGGTCACCGTTCGTACCTGATATATTCCTGAGCTGCAGCGCTGATTGGTCGATCAAACTTTGGCGGCAGGACCGAAATAAACCAATTATCAGCTTCCATTCTTCCACG AAATCCGTGAACGATATATGCTGGTCGCCAAAATCATCGACAGTGTTTGCATGCGTGAATGAAGGCTCCGTAGAAGTTTGGGACTTGTTCCAAAACAC GCTTGACCCTATCATCATCCTCGCACCATTAACACCCAATGAAAAACTATCTACAGTGACATTTGCAAAGAATTCAGAT TGTATCCTAGTAGGGACGAGTGAAGGCTATGTGCAGGTGTTGGAGTTGCGATGTATGCCTCCACCTCCAGAAAACCAG GTGGAAAGTCTCATGAACGTGATCAAGAGTTCACTTGCCAGTCAACTTCAGAGCAACAAGTCTGTATAA